The following proteins are encoded in a genomic region of Leptospira yasudae:
- a CDS encoding TetR/AcrR family transcriptional regulator, whose translation MKSVKSKANNSEAQQMKDEAACETMIRKRDRSATETAILLAAIQVFAKKGYDAANTKDIAKLANANEALIFRYFGNKKGLLEAILTRSEDIKQEEAPPRANKTTESYQDLEASLQYSMSGKCRDFRDAEDFMKVAVSQIILDPEVSQIIQKKIYTRALPEFMAELEKFKKAGKIDPKADLKSIAYAISSLTFALGFMGQCVYKIPPAEIQATIKEVARIFRKGLEPETEKKKSK comes from the coding sequence ATGAAGTCGGTTAAATCAAAGGCAAACAACTCAGAAGCTCAACAAATGAAGGATGAGGCTGCCTGTGAGACGATGATTCGCAAAAGAGATCGTTCCGCCACGGAAACAGCGATTCTTTTGGCTGCGATTCAGGTGTTTGCTAAGAAAGGTTACGACGCTGCTAATACGAAAGATATAGCGAAGCTTGCTAATGCGAACGAAGCTCTGATCTTCCGATACTTCGGAAACAAAAAAGGTCTCCTTGAAGCCATCCTCACCCGATCCGAAGACATCAAACAAGAAGAAGCCCCTCCCCGCGCGAACAAAACTACGGAAAGTTATCAGGACTTGGAAGCGAGTCTTCAATATTCCATGTCCGGCAAATGCAGGGACTTTCGAGACGCGGAAGACTTTATGAAAGTCGCGGTGAGCCAGATCATCCTGGACCCGGAAGTCAGTCAGATCATTCAAAAGAAAATTTATACGAGAGCCCTTCCCGAGTTTATGGCCGAGTTGGAAAAATTCAAGAAGGCCGGGAAAATCGATCCGAAAGCGGATCTCAAATCCATCGCGTATGCGATCTCTTCCCTTACCTTTGCCTTAGGCTTTATGGGCCAATGCGTTTATAAAATTCCTCCCGCTGAAATCCAAGCCACCATCAAAGAAGTCGCAAGAATCTTCCGTAAAGGTTTAGAACCGGAAACGGAAAAGAAAAAATCCAAATAA
- a CDS encoding aconitate hydratase, protein MAFDIEMIRARYAKIGDLVTKARNVVGRPLTLTEKILYSHLWDGEPKTAYEKGKSYVDFAPDRVAMQDATAQMALLQFMSAGRDKVAVPSTVHCDHLIQAKDGAAEDLKTANSVNKEVYDFLSSVSNKYGIGFWKPGAGIIHQVVLENYAFPGGMMIGTDSHTVNAGGLGMIAIGVGGADAVDVMAGMAWELKFPKLIGVKLTGKLSGWASAKDIILKVAGILTVKGGTGAIVEYFGEGADSLSCTGKGTICNMGAEIGATTSVFGYDQNMKEYLLKTNRKDVAELADKIAEHLNGDKEVYADPAKYFDQVIEINLSELEPYINGPFTPDLATPLSKFKEAVQKNNWPTNLEVGLIGSCTNSSYEDITRAASVAKQAAEKNLEVKAEYTVTPGSEMIRYTIERDGLIKTFSDIGGVVLANACGPCIGQWSRQTKDPERKNSIITSFNRNFAKRNDGLAGTHAFVASPEIVTAFAIAGKLDFNPLTDALKTKDGKEVKLDPPTGLDFPPNGFDVKDAGFIAPAADGSKVNVAVDPKSDRLQLLSPFTPWEGNDLKGLKLLIKAKGKCTTDHISMAGPWLKYRGHLDNISNNLLIGAVNAFNDKTNEVKNQLSGAYEPVPQTARAYKAKGIGSLIVGDENYGEGSSREHAAMEPRHLGARAVLVKSFARIHETNLKKQGMLALTFADKADYDKIQEEDEIDILGLTSFQEGVPLTLVLRHKDGSSQEIKVNHTFNAQQIAWFKAGSALNLISEEQRKKG, encoded by the coding sequence ATGGCATTCGATATAGAAATGATTCGCGCCCGATACGCTAAGATCGGGGATCTAGTTACAAAAGCGAGAAACGTTGTTGGAAGACCTCTTACTCTTACCGAAAAAATTCTTTATTCCCACCTCTGGGACGGCGAACCGAAGACCGCTTATGAAAAAGGAAAGTCTTACGTTGACTTCGCTCCGGACAGAGTCGCGATGCAGGATGCTACGGCTCAGATGGCTCTTTTGCAATTCATGTCTGCGGGAAGAGACAAGGTTGCGGTTCCTTCTACCGTTCACTGCGACCACCTGATCCAAGCAAAAGACGGTGCAGCGGAAGATTTAAAAACCGCGAACAGCGTAAACAAAGAAGTCTACGATTTTCTTTCTTCCGTTTCGAACAAATACGGAATCGGTTTTTGGAAACCGGGCGCAGGAATCATTCATCAAGTAGTTCTTGAAAACTACGCATTTCCGGGCGGGATGATGATCGGTACCGATTCTCACACCGTAAACGCGGGTGGCTTGGGTATGATCGCGATCGGAGTCGGTGGAGCGGATGCCGTGGACGTGATGGCTGGCATGGCTTGGGAATTGAAGTTTCCAAAACTCATCGGCGTAAAACTCACCGGTAAACTTTCCGGCTGGGCTTCCGCAAAAGACATCATCTTAAAAGTAGCGGGAATTCTTACCGTAAAAGGCGGAACCGGTGCGATCGTGGAATACTTCGGCGAAGGCGCCGATAGTCTTTCCTGCACCGGTAAAGGAACGATCTGCAACATGGGCGCTGAAATCGGTGCAACCACTTCGGTGTTCGGTTACGATCAGAACATGAAGGAATATCTCTTAAAGACGAACCGCAAAGACGTCGCGGAACTCGCGGACAAAATCGCGGAACACTTAAACGGAGATAAGGAAGTCTACGCCGATCCTGCAAAATACTTCGATCAAGTCATCGAGATCAACTTGTCGGAACTCGAGCCTTATATCAACGGGCCGTTTACTCCGGACCTCGCGACTCCTCTTTCCAAGTTCAAAGAAGCGGTTCAAAAAAACAACTGGCCTACCAACTTGGAAGTCGGTTTGATCGGTTCCTGCACGAACTCTTCTTACGAAGACATTACGCGCGCCGCGTCCGTTGCGAAACAAGCCGCGGAAAAAAATCTCGAAGTCAAAGCGGAATACACCGTGACTCCTGGTTCCGAAATGATCCGTTATACGATCGAAAGAGACGGGCTCATCAAAACTTTCTCCGATATAGGCGGCGTGGTTCTTGCAAACGCATGCGGTCCTTGTATCGGTCAGTGGAGCCGTCAGACGAAAGATCCGGAAAGAAAGAATTCCATCATCACTTCGTTTAACAGAAACTTTGCGAAACGGAACGACGGTCTTGCGGGAACGCACGCATTCGTCGCGTCACCCGAAATCGTGACCGCGTTCGCGATCGCCGGAAAATTGGACTTCAATCCTCTTACGGACGCACTCAAAACCAAGGACGGAAAAGAAGTGAAACTCGATCCTCCTACCGGTTTGGATTTTCCTCCGAACGGTTTCGACGTAAAAGACGCGGGCTTTATCGCTCCCGCAGCGGACGGTTCCAAAGTGAACGTCGCTGTCGATCCAAAGTCGGATCGCCTCCAACTTCTTTCTCCGTTTACTCCTTGGGAAGGAAACGATCTCAAAGGCCTCAAACTTTTGATCAAAGCAAAAGGAAAGTGTACTACGGATCATATCTCCATGGCTGGTCCTTGGTTGAAATACAGAGGACACTTGGATAATATCTCCAACAACCTTTTGATCGGCGCGGTCAATGCGTTCAACGATAAGACCAACGAAGTGAAGAATCAACTTTCCGGAGCTTACGAACCGGTTCCTCAAACCGCAAGAGCGTACAAAGCGAAGGGAATAGGTTCCTTGATCGTCGGCGACGAAAACTACGGAGAAGGTTCTTCGAGAGAACACGCCGCTATGGAACCGAGACATCTCGGTGCGAGAGCGGTTCTCGTGAAGTCTTTCGCGAGAATTCACGAAACCAACCTGAAAAAACAGGGAATGCTCGCGCTTACGTTTGCGGACAAAGCCGATTACGATAAGATTCAGGAAGAGGATGAAATCGACATTCTCGGTCTGACTTCGTTTCAGGAAGGAGTTCCTCTGACTCTCGTGTTGCGCCACAAAGACGGTTCTTCGCAAGAGATTAAAGTGAATCATACGTTCAACGCGCAGCAGATCGCTTGGTTCAAAGCGGGAAGCGCTCTGAATCTGATCAGCGAAGAGCAAAGAAAGAAGGGCTGA
- a CDS encoding OmpA family protein — translation MQGMNSSLNLGAAGIMAKKENYYVTIKGRKYDRELIKLAEEFTSGKRDGRISVNDAKQLLKAVKDNNSYTDIEKHTIEYIRENYKFTEKSDEWFRTEIRKWAAKKVQEAKKKGTSSPDSIVVDENEAPDANFPSSWSDDKGIGAYETPAKDYTNYIPTPSAKPHLKKDKTVPILIFLAGLLILVGLIYFFWTLFSGENKDRSRDYAKSKGKSEVVTEKESSATSSSKETSAPKSEEKETAKAPVVAKTNEPKVEPKSSFSWFGKNNSEELSSNPKFRQLEEKTIRFEKNSIQVHKESRPNLNQLSRWMREDSSLRVKIIGHTSLEGSEAANLKVSQLRAEMVRDYLVGNGISQDRFEIVPKGASVPIGDNSKEEGKEMNRRVELRIRN, via the coding sequence TTGCAGGGAATGAATTCTTCCTTAAACCTTGGTGCGGCGGGGATCATGGCGAAAAAAGAGAACTACTACGTTACCATCAAAGGTAGAAAATACGATCGGGAGTTGATCAAACTCGCCGAGGAATTCACTTCCGGAAAACGGGACGGTAGAATTTCGGTTAACGACGCGAAACAACTCTTAAAGGCCGTCAAAGATAACAACAGTTATACGGACATCGAAAAACACACGATCGAATACATTCGCGAGAATTATAAATTTACGGAGAAGTCGGACGAATGGTTCCGCACTGAAATCCGCAAATGGGCCGCTAAAAAAGTTCAAGAAGCCAAAAAGAAAGGAACCTCTTCCCCGGATTCCATCGTGGTCGACGAGAACGAAGCCCCGGACGCGAATTTTCCGTCCAGCTGGTCCGACGACAAAGGAATCGGCGCTTACGAAACTCCCGCAAAAGATTATACGAATTACATTCCGACCCCGTCCGCAAAACCGCATCTGAAAAAGGACAAAACCGTTCCGATCCTGATTTTCTTAGCGGGACTTTTGATTCTCGTGGGATTGATCTATTTCTTTTGGACCTTATTCTCCGGGGAAAACAAGGATCGTTCTCGGGATTACGCGAAGTCGAAAGGAAAGTCCGAGGTCGTAACGGAAAAAGAATCTTCGGCGACTTCTTCGTCGAAAGAAACCTCCGCGCCGAAATCGGAAGAGAAGGAAACCGCAAAAGCTCCGGTCGTCGCCAAAACGAACGAACCGAAGGTCGAACCGAAATCTTCTTTCTCCTGGTTCGGTAAGAATAACTCGGAAGAATTGTCTTCCAACCCAAAATTCCGCCAGCTCGAAGAGAAGACGATCCGCTTTGAAAAGAACAGCATTCAAGTTCACAAAGAATCGAGACCGAATCTCAACCAACTTTCCCGTTGGATGCGGGAGGATTCTTCCCTTCGCGTAAAAATCATCGGACATACTTCTTTGGAAGGTTCCGAAGCCGCGAACCTAAAAGTTTCCCAGCTTCGCGCGGAGATGGTTCGGGATTATCTCGTCGGGAACGGAATTTCTCAGGATCGTTTTGAAATCGTTCCGAAAGGTGCGAGCGTTCCGATCGGAGACAACTCCAAGGAAGAAGGGAAGGAGATGAATCGCAGAGTGGAGCTGAGAATCCGCAACTGA
- the epmA gene encoding EF-P lysine aminoacylase EpmA — MNELSREILVKRAKFLSVLRRFFEERNYLEMDTPCLKAVPSMEPYLDPFQVRSPSGKERGFLITSPEYSLKEILSKGLERIYEITHTFRSGEEGSPYHSAEFLMLEFYTAGMRLDGLMDFCVELLEVLDRDFHPFGFEKKSVRRISVAEAFREFANCGISKEELDRTISLNKLSEIPAEKRATEDSFFIVFLNLVEAHLPKGFTFLYDYPPELAALSKIESGFGKRFELYYGNLELGNAFQELTDPVEQISRFRSEQVLRNNLGKEVFPIDSGLERALKEGIPESCGISIGLDRLLLTILGGGSLREISPYYGKF, encoded by the coding sequence ATGAACGAATTGAGCCGGGAAATTCTCGTCAAACGCGCCAAGTTCTTATCCGTTCTGCGCCGCTTTTTCGAGGAACGAAATTATCTGGAGATGGACACGCCTTGTCTCAAGGCGGTCCCTTCCATGGAACCGTATTTGGATCCGTTTCAAGTTCGATCTCCTTCCGGAAAAGAAAGGGGATTTCTCATTACGTCTCCCGAATATTCTTTGAAAGAGATTCTCTCCAAGGGTTTGGAAAGAATCTACGAGATCACCCACACTTTCCGCTCGGGCGAAGAAGGAAGTCCGTATCACAGCGCCGAATTTTTGATGCTCGAATTTTATACCGCCGGAATGCGACTCGACGGACTGATGGATTTTTGCGTCGAACTTCTCGAGGTTTTGGATCGAGACTTTCATCCTTTCGGTTTTGAGAAGAAGTCGGTACGCAGAATTTCCGTCGCAGAGGCTTTCCGTGAATTCGCGAACTGCGGAATTTCCAAGGAAGAATTGGACCGAACGATTTCGCTTAACAAACTCAGCGAGATTCCCGCGGAAAAAAGAGCAACCGAAGATTCCTTTTTTATTGTATTCTTAAATCTAGTGGAGGCGCATCTTCCGAAAGGTTTTACGTTTTTATACGATTATCCGCCGGAGTTGGCCGCGCTCTCCAAAATCGAATCCGGTTTCGGGAAACGTTTCGAACTCTATTACGGAAATCTGGAATTGGGAAACGCGTTTCAGGAACTGACCGATCCCGTGGAACAGATTTCCCGGTTTCGTTCGGAGCAGGTTCTTCGGAACAATCTCGGAAAGGAAGTTTTCCCGATCGACTCCGGTTTGGAGCGCGCGCTCAAAGAAGGGATTCCCGAATCGTGCGGAATTTCCATCGGTTTGGACCGACTTCTTCTCACCATTTTGGGCGGCGGATCGCTTCGGGAAATCAGTCCATATTATGGTAAGTTCTGA
- a CDS encoding anti-sigma factor antagonist — protein MDPIQRHEHFEIRKNRQSTEVIPLFASFDDSSFDELKSVLALVFYQSSLHVKLDLSGVKVLPLPVAMKILSFAFDLRLKNRTLVISGASPSFKKLIQFYRFDKAVLVF, from the coding sequence ATGGACCCGATTCAAAGACACGAACATTTCGAAATCCGCAAGAACCGCCAATCCACGGAAGTGATTCCTCTCTTCGCTTCCTTTGACGATTCCTCTTTCGACGAATTGAAGTCCGTCCTCGCTCTCGTGTTCTATCAATCCAGTCTGCATGTAAAACTCGATCTGAGCGGCGTCAAAGTGCTGCCTCTTCCGGTCGCGATGAAGATTCTTTCTTTCGCGTTCGATCTTCGTTTGAAAAACAGAACCCTCGTCATCTCGGGTGCGAGCCCTTCCTTTAAAAAACTGATTCAATTCTATCGATTCGACAAGGCCGTCTTAGTCTTCTGA
- a CDS encoding DUF4279 domain-containing protein has protein sequence MSNPLTWAILSVNEDGLNSESVTRELDLKPDFSTPRIATDKEGKPLGFGHWQLHSTLDAQAPLEDHILQILEKVLPSRHKVKEFATKHHLCMYVSVEFSDYSLKETEISPKLLLLLGNLGIKLVFQPWKRDEKRRRSED, from the coding sequence TTGTCCAACCCGCTCACATGGGCGATCCTCTCCGTCAACGAAGACGGACTCAACTCGGAATCCGTCACACGTGAGTTAGACCTCAAACCCGATTTTAGTACTCCAAGAATTGCCACGGACAAAGAAGGAAAACCTCTCGGTTTCGGTCACTGGCAGCTCCATTCCACGTTGGACGCACAGGCTCCGCTCGAAGATCATATTCTTCAAATTCTGGAGAAGGTGCTTCCTTCCCGTCATAAGGTGAAGGAGTTCGCGACGAAACATCATCTTTGCATGTACGTTTCGGTGGAGTTCTCGGATTACTCTCTCAAGGAAACGGAAATTTCTCCGAAGCTTCTTTTGCTTTTGGGAAACTTGGGGATCAAACTCGTGTTTCAACCTTGGAAGCGGGACGAAAAAAGAAGAAGGTCAGAAGACTAA
- a CDS encoding response regulator transcription factor, giving the protein MKTILVIEDDPDIGNLIRKSLDSAHYSTTLQTSGEEGLKFYKANHPDMVILDLSLPDIDGIEVCRTVRRNDENTPIFIVTARNEEIDRIMGLELGADDYITKPFSVRELKTRVDVFFRRWDKKAGIKPNVGASGEIIRGSLKIDPVRRRVTLKDNIVNISRKEFDILQLMAASPGKVFSREMILEAVWGMEWDGFERMIDSHVKRIRSKLEKNSAQPEWIETIWGIGYRFTDNYDNIVIPD; this is encoded by the coding sequence ATGAAAACAATTTTAGTCATCGAAGACGATCCGGATATCGGAAATTTAATCCGTAAATCCTTGGATTCGGCGCACTACTCAACAACTCTACAAACAAGCGGAGAAGAAGGACTCAAATTTTATAAAGCAAATCACCCTGACATGGTTATCCTAGATCTCTCCCTTCCGGACATAGACGGAATCGAAGTTTGTAGAACGGTCAGACGCAACGACGAAAACACTCCGATTTTCATCGTTACGGCAAGAAACGAAGAAATCGACAGAATTATGGGACTGGAGTTGGGCGCGGATGATTACATCACGAAGCCTTTTTCCGTTCGAGAACTCAAGACGAGAGTGGACGTATTCTTCCGCAGATGGGACAAAAAAGCCGGAATCAAACCGAACGTCGGCGCAAGCGGAGAAATCATCCGCGGTTCTTTGAAAATCGATCCGGTTCGCAGAAGAGTCACTTTGAAGGACAATATCGTAAACATCTCTCGGAAAGAATTCGACATTCTTCAGTTGATGGCGGCTTCTCCCGGAAAAGTTTTTTCCAGAGAAATGATCCTCGAAGCGGTTTGGGGAATGGAATGGGACGGCTTTGAAAGAATGATCGACTCCCACGTAAAAAGAATCCGTTCCAAACTGGAAAAAAATTCCGCTCAACCGGAATGGATCG